A single region of the Fusarium fujikuroi IMI 58289 draft genome, chromosome FFUJ_chr05 genome encodes:
- a CDS encoding probable cytochrome P450 monooxygenase (lovA), whose amino-acid sequence MPSYLDLHLGNPQYAIFCGVTLFTLFIIRYSLLGHVTKFPVLNPKKSLELTSNRVTQDFIVDSKNILTNARALHKDQPYRAYTDWGKVVVIPPKFLDALKSHKQLDFEIPAQDDSHAYVPGFDPFLSDPNLSKVVTKYLTKALTKLTAPLSEEASLAFRQVLTESTEWHEMHPQNDIVRIVSRMSSRVFMGESLCRDDEWVRASGDYTVESFRTGDILRTYPRWSRPFVHWFLPSCWTLRKKLNEAIQCLKPHLERRSVISAEAEAQGKPSPFDDSIEWYKKEGSTRNPALLQISLSLVAIHTTSDLLMETLFNIAQHPDLFQPLREEITNVLTAEGLKKTALYNLKLMDSVIKESQRLRPVSLGSFRRQAMADITLPNGDVIKKGEKIVCDTTHMWNGDYYEEAAKFDGYRFLRMREASEQDKHPHLVSTSFDHLGFGHGNHACPGRFFAANEIKIALCHMLLKYDWKLADGVVPNPSGFGMAYLPDLQAKLLIRRRNEELDIDSIETY is encoded by the exons ATGCCGTCCTATCTTGATCTCCATCTGGGCAATCCCCAGTACGCCATCTTTTGCGGCGTCACATTGTtcactctcttcatcatacgATATTCTTTACTCGGCCATGTTACAAAGTTCCCGGTCTTGAATCCAAAAAAGTCACTCGAGCTTACCAGCAACCGTGTGACTCAGGACTTTATTGTCGACAGCAAGAATATTCTCACGAACGCCAGAGCTTTACACAAAGACCAGCCATATAGAGCCTACACGGACTGGGGGAAAGTGGTCGTGATTCCACCCAAGTTTCTCGATGCGCTGAAGAGCCATAAGCAGCTAGACTTTGAGATTCCTGCTCAAGAT GACTCTCACGCATATGTTCCCGGATTtgatccttttctttctgaCCCAAACCTTTCGAAAGTTGTTACCAAGTACCTGACCAAAGCTTTAA CCAAGCTCACGGCACCACTCTCTGAAGAGGCATCTCTGGCCTTTCGTCAAGTTCTTACAGAATCCACTG AATGGCATGAGATGCACCCTCAAAATGATATCGTCCGTATCGTATCGCGTATGTCATCACGAGTATTCATGGGTGAGTCCCTCTGCCGCGACGACGAATGGGTCAGAGCCAGCGGTGACTATACCGTTGAGTCCTTCAGGACGGGTGACATTCTACGGACGTATCCTCGATGGTCACGACCCTTTGTGCATTGGTTCCTCCCATCATGCTGGACGCTGCGCAAGAAACTCAACGAAGCAATCCAATGCCTAAAGCCCCATCTTGAGCGTCGCAGTGTTATCTCAGCAGAGGCTGAAGCACAGGGAAAGCCCTCGCCTTTCGACGATTCGATTGAATGGtacaagaaagaaggctcTACACGTAACCCAGCACTCCTACAAATCTCACTATCACTCGTCGCTATCCACACAACGTCCGATTTGCTTATGGAAACACTTTTCAACATTGCCCAGCATCCTGATTTATTCCAGCCCCTTCGCGAAGAGATCACAAACGTGTTGACTGCAGAGGGACTCAAGAAGACAGCCCTGTATAATCTGAAGCTCATGGATAGTGTCATCAAAGAGTCTCAGAGATTGCGACCAGTGTCACTCG GCTCCTTCCGAAGGCAGGCTATGGCAGACATCACTCTTCCAAATGGCGATGTGATCAAGAAAGGAGAAAAGATTGTCTGTGATACGACTCACATGTGGAACGGCGATTACTATGAAGAAGCTGCAAAATTTGACGGCTATCGTTTCCTGCGAATGCGGGAGGCATCTGAGCAGGACAAGCACCCTCATCTTGTTAGCACTAGCTTCGACCACCTGGGCTTTGGTCATGGCAATCATGCGTGCCCTGGGCGGTTCTTTGCGGCgaatgagatcaagatcgcGTTGTGCCATATGCTTTTGAAGTATGATTGGAAGCTGGCGGATGGTGTAGTTCCTAATCCGTCAGGTTTTGGAATGGCTTATTTGCCTGATCTCCAGGCTAAGCTGCTTATTAGACGAAGGAATGAGGAGTTGGATATTGACTCTATCGAGACTTATTAG